One window from the genome of Poecilia reticulata strain Guanapo linkage group LG9, Guppy_female_1.0+MT, whole genome shotgun sequence encodes:
- the mapk4 gene encoding mitogen-activated protein kinase 4 — translation MASQATPMFLHGFELSGHFVDPRPLGTGVTGLVLSAVDQRTGQRVAIKKLSMRDAITVKHALREVKITQRLHHENVVSVHEVLAPYGWPLPQDPSQLSALYIIQECMETDLARLLDQGPLPTSHATLLFYQLLRGLKFIHSANVLHRDLKPANIFINTDQMLLKIGDFGLARIVDPHYSHKGYLSEGLVTKWYRSPRLLLSPNNYTKAIDMWAAGCILAEMLTGRMLFAGAHELEQMQLILDTVPVLREEDRQDLLQVMPSYVSHGWRIKKSFSELLPEVDPWAVDFLERILTFNPMDRLTAEEALSHPFLQQYSCPEDEPVSSHPFHIEDELDSLITEQSLSSSDSQASSFHWERFDNSLSSNIWAPYSDERCRCLPSGPAPADLGDTTDNEEVQRDPRASSSSLTEEAQVDPRKYSHSSSAERFLESSHSSLERVCALGYGELDCGRSCDYKVGSPSYLDKIAWREGKPQHYSEPKLILDLSHWKRNTGRLPAPAEPIGGSMEDLGEVRVEEAEEEEEETGDLFQEITRWVESAHSRLHSPSTSPLMDHCSPSCYTSSPPLPLSPTDLPAPVFHYNEHIRPPSVDYDEDRLSPLPSSTSSSNTLPFLFPSSPTAIFSPQTASPPPTPLVQLPASQPLSSTSSISQSPNADSTESLPVKQKERLFDLDVFISRALKLVRQNKEKVHVKKGKDEGWMEESKTASIKGKVPRLSEHRTSPSQTPNS, via the exons ATGGCCAGCCAGGCCACCCCTATGTTTCTCCACGGCTTCGAACTCAGCGGTCATTTTGTTGACCCTCGACCTCTTGGCACCGGTGTCACCGGGCTGGTGCTGTCTGCTGTCGACCAGCGCACTGGACAGCGAGTAGCTATTAAAAAGTTGTCGATGCGAGATGCAATCACAGTGAAGCATGCCCTGCGGGAGGTGAAAATCACCCAACGACTGCACCACGAGAACGTAGTGAGTGTCCATGAGGTCTTAGCGCCATACGGATGGCCGCTGCCCCAGGACCCATCCCAGCTGAGTGCCCTGTACATCATCCAGGAGTGCATGGAGACCGATCTGGCCCGGTTACTGGACCAGGGACCACTGCCTACAA GTCATGCCACCCTGCTGTTTTATCAGCTGCTGAGGGGTCTAAAGTTCATCCACTCAGCCAATGTCCTCCACCGAGACCTGAAGCCTGCCAACATCTTCATCAACACAGACCAAATGCTGCTCAAGATCGGAGACTTTGGACTTGCCAGAATAGTGGACCCCCATTATTCTCATAAG GGCTATCTGTCTGAGGGTTTGGTGACTAAGTGGTACCGTTCCCCCCGTCTGCTCCTGTCCCCCAACAATTACACGAAGGCCATAGACATGTGGGCTGCTGGCTGCATACTGGCTGAGATGCTCACTGGACGCATGCTGTTTGCAG GAGCTCACGAGCTGGAACAGATGCAGCTGATTCTCGACACTGTGCCCGTACTGAGAGAGGAGGACAGGCAGGATCTCCTACAG GTGATGCCTTCATATGTCAGTCATGGATGGAGAATCAAGAAATCTTTCTCTGAGCTGCTGCCTGAAGTGGATCCTTGGG CGGTGGATTTTCTCGAGCGCATCTTGACATTTAACCCCATGGACCGTTTGACAGCAGAAGAAGCTCTGTCCCACCCTTTCCTCCAGCAGTACTCCTGTCCAGAGGATGAGCCTGTCTCCTCGCACCCTTTCCACATTGAGGACGAGCTGGACAGCCTCATCACCGAGCAGAGCTTGAGCAGCAGCGACAGTCAGGCCTCCAGCTTTCACTGGGAAAg GTTCGACAACAGTTTATCATCCAACATATGGGCACCATACTCAGACGAGAGGTGTCGGTGTTTGCCCTCTGGTCCTGCTCCAGCTGACCTGGGAGACACCACAGATAATGAAGAGGTGCAGCGGGACCCAAGGGCTAGTTCCAGCTCTCTGACAGAAGAGGCGCAG GTTGACCCCCGCAAATATTCCCATAGCAGTTCAGCTGAGCGTTTCCTGGAGAGCTCTCACTCGTCTCTGGAGCGCGTCTGTGCTTTAGGATACGGGGAGCTTGACTGTGGTCGCTCCTGCGATTACAAAGTGGGCTCTCCTTCATATCTGGATAAAATTGCATGGCGAGAGGGAAAGCCCCAGCACTACTCAGAGCCTAAGCTGATTCTGGATCTGTCTCACTGGAAGCGTAACACTGGCAGACTCCCCGCGCCTGCCGAGCCCATTGGTGGCAGCATGGAGGACCTGGGAGAGGTGAGGgtggaggaagcagaggaagaagaggaggaaaccGGGGATTTGTTCCAGGAAATCACTCGCTGGGTGGAGAGTGCTCATTCTCGTCTGCACTCGCCCAGTACCAGTCCATTAATGGACCACTGCTCACCCTCCTGCTACACCTCCTCTCCCCCTCTTCCGCTGTCTCCCACGGACCTCCCAGCTCCTGTCTTCCACTACAACGAACACATCCGCCCTCCATCAGTTGACTATGACGAGGACAGACTGAGCCCCCTTCCTTCCAGCACATCTTCCTCTAATACCCTCCCCTTTCTCTTCCCATCGTCGCCCACGGCTATATTTTCACCTCAAACAGCATCACCACCACCTACTCCACTTGTGCAGCTCCCAGCATCTCAACCGCTGTCCTCTACCTCCTCTATATCTCAGTCCCCTAATGCAGACTCCACAGAGTCCCTGCCAGTCAAGCAAAAAGAGCGCTTGTTTGACCTTGACGTGTTCATATCCCGAGCTCTGAAGCTGGTCCGGCAGAATAAAGAGAAAGTTCATGTGAAGAAAGGAAAAGATGAAGGCTGGATGGAGGAGAGCAAAACAGCGAGCATTAAAGGAAAGGTGCCCCGGCTTTCTGAGCACAGGACTTCCCCATCACAAACTCCCAACTCCTAA
- the tspan36 gene encoding tetraspanin 36: protein MDCGICTSKTILLFLSLVFWGAGAALAYVGAYIIMSYRTFDNFVEDKQSLIPAGIIIITSVVMVIIGLVGCCSTLRESKFGLGCFFLVIVIVFAAEVTALAFIFIYQSKSAQINQELQRSMNDTFSKFDGNNLETKAVNDLQSQLKCCGVVNYTSWHNTPWFEKNKTIPHSCCINTTQCTGTTPSQFYQEGCLEKVEKFLHDVLNYAMLVILGFAIIKFFGMLSVCVITCRSSRRSGYEPLYA from the exons ATGGACTGCGGCATTTGTACGTCCAAGACCATCCTGCTCTTCCTCAGCTTGGTGTTCTGG GGTGCCGGAGCAGCGTTGGCCTATGTTGGTGCCTACATAATCATGAGCTACAGAACCTTTGACAATTTTGTGGAGGACAAGCAGTCTCTGATCCCCGCCGGAATCATCATCATTACCAGCGTGGTGATGGTCATCATCGGCCTGGTGGGATGCTGCTCCACGCTCAGAGAGTCCAAATTTGGCCTCGGCTGT TTCTTTCTGGTTATCGTGATCGTCTTTGCAGCTGAAGTGACTGCTTTGGCGTTTATCTTCATTTACCAAAGCAAA TCAGCGCAGATAAATCAGGAGCTGCAGCGCTCGATGAATGACACCTTTTCAAAGTTTGATGGAAACAATCTTGAGACCAAAGCTGTGAATGATCTGCAGTCTCAG TTGAAGTGCTGTGGAGTCGTCAACTACACCAGCTGGCACAACACCCCCTGGttcgaaaaaaacaaaaccataccTCATTCTTGCTGCATAAACACAACTCAGTGTACCGGCACCACACCAAGCCAGTTTTATCAAGAG ggttgTTTGGAAAAGGTGGAGAAGTTCCTGCATGATGTGTTGAATTATGCCATGCTGGTCATTCTTGGGTTTGCCATCATCAAG TTCTTCGGGATGCTGAGCGTCTGTGTGATAACCTGTAGAAGCAGTCGGAGGAGCGGCTATGAGCCTCTGTATGCCTGA
- the LOC103470183 gene encoding histone H1, whose product MSSPAIALPGALPAKKKAKSKKKSGPSVSDLILKAVSASAQRGGVSLAAVKKTLKAGGYDVVKNKARISVAIKRLVSKKVLIRNKGSLKVNKKPPKPRKRKVVKKKKPKTKKKAKKVTKKATKKSPKKKRKAKSPKKAKKPAAAKKAKKPKSPKKAKRAKAKRTKAAAKK is encoded by the coding sequence ATGTCTTCTCCCGCAATTGCTTTGCCGGGGGCACTGCCGGCAAAAAAGAAAGCCAAATCCAAGAAGAAGTCAGGTCCTTCAGTGTCTGACCTGATCCTGAAGGCTGTGTCTGCCTCTGCACAGCGTGGTGGCGTGTCCCTGGCAGCCGTGAAGAAGACTCTGAAAGCCGGAGGATACGATGTGGTGAAGAACAAGGCAAGGATCTCTGTTGCCATCAAGCGTCTGGTGAGCAAGAAAGTCTTGATCCGGAACAAGGGCTCCCTAAAGGTCAACAAAAAACCTCCTAAGCCCAGAAAGAGGAAGgtggtgaagaagaagaagccaaaGACCAAGAAGAAGGCAAAGAAAGTCACCAAAAAAGCAACCAAAAAGTCAccaaaaaagaagaggaaggcCAAGAGCCCAAAGAAAGCCAAAAAACCTGCTGCGGCCAAAAAGGCAAAGAAGCCAAAAAGTCCCAAGAAGGCGAAGAGGGCCAAGGCTAAAAGGACCAAGGCAGCAGCCAAGAAGTGA